A region from the Oncorhynchus keta strain PuntledgeMale-10-30-2019 chromosome 5, Oket_V2, whole genome shotgun sequence genome encodes:
- the LOC118374058 gene encoding tetraspanin-10, producing MRRLQSMRWFSFPWLRRETSQTETSPLIPKTDTDRELSGVLQGTDESSTEEQAPEPGPNDGPGNQGRTREVKPRARSRPFSLRDCLLKYLLFFSNLLFTVLGLVVLALGLWGLINKESFAQEKIGQISTDPMLVFVVLGLVLSTLCLSGCVGALRENCCLLQVFSATVLVLVAAQVLAAIVAYSLQGQIEGYLRSGMLAAMVRYQDDLDLRFITDEIQIGLQCCGADTYRDWEVNMYYNCSAPGVLSCGVPATCCVDPLENGTVWNSQCGVGSQQLDEFSAQSVIFLGGCLGGMSRWIEQHTGLIGSVGIVLLGVQIITLFITTRLMDNIQCSKATS from the exons ATGAGGAGGTTGCAGTCCATGAGATGGTTTAGTTTTCCCTGGTTGAGGAGAGAGACCTCACAGACTGAGACCAGCCCACTCATACCAAAG acagacacagatagagagtTGTCAGGAGTCCTCCAGGGGACTGACGAGAGCAGCACAGAAGAACAGGCTCCAGAACCAGGACCGAATGATGGACCTGGGAACCAGGGTAGAACCAGGGAGGTAAAACCCAGAGCCCGTAGCAGGCCCTTCTCCCTGAGAGACTGCCTTCTAAAGTACCTCCTGTTCTTCAGCAACCTCCTCTTCACAGTGCTAGGCCTGGTGGTCCTGGCCCTGGGACTGTGGGGCCTCATCAACAAGGAATCCTTCGCTCAGGAGAAAATAGGACAGATCAGCACCGACCCCATGCTGGTGTTTGTGGTGCTGGGCTTGGTGCTGTCTACCCTCTGCCTGTCAGGCTGTGTGGGGGCTCTGAGAGAGAACTGCTGCCTGCTCCAGGTCTTCTCAGCCACCGTGCTGGTCCTGGTAGCAGCCCAGGTCTTAGCGGCAATTGTGGCCTACAGCCTGCAGGGACAGATAGAGGGATACCTGAGGTCAGGTATGCTGGCTGCCATGGTACGTTACCAGGATGACCTGGACCTGAGGTTCATCACAGATGAGATCCAGATAGGACTGCAGTGCTGCGGGGCCGACACCTACAGAGACTGGGAGGTCAACAT GTACTATAACTGCTCTGCCCCGGGGGTGCTGTCCTGTGGGGTCCCTGCTACCTGCTGTGTGGACCCCCTGGAGAACGGCACGGTGTGGAACTCCCAGTGTGGAGTAGGATCCCAGCAGCTGGATGAGTTCTCTGCTCAGAGCGTCATCTTCCTGGGGGGCTGTCTGGGGGGCATGTCCCGCTGGATAGAGCAGCACACAGGCCTGATAGGATCCGTGGGTATCGTCCTACTGGGGGTTCAGATCATCACTCTGTTCATCACCACAAGACTGATGGATAACATCCAGTGCAGTAAAGCTACAAGTTAA